The region TGTCCGGCATGATGACCCCACCGGCATCGCCCTACGAGGTCAAGGCCGGGGCCATCATCCCCGTCACCCTGCTCACCGGTATCAACAGCGACCTGCCGGGCGACATCATCGGCCAGGTGCGCGAAAACGTCTACGACACCGTCAGCGGCGAGTACCTGCTCATACCGCAGGGATCACGCCTCATGGCCTCCTATGACAGCATGGTCTCCTACGGCCAGAAGCGCGTACTTGTCTGCTGGAACCGGCTCATCAGGCCAGACGGCAGCTCCGTCAGCCTCGAATGCATGCCAGGTGTCGACCTCGAAGGGTATGCAGGCTTCCACGACCGGGTGGACAACCACTACGACCGCCTCATCGGCGGCGTCATCCTCTCCTCCGTGCTGTCGCTCGGTGCCACCACCTCGCAGGGAGAGTGGAACGGCTATGACGACATGAACGCCGCGCAGATGTTTGCCGCCAATGCCGGCGGGGAGATTTCGAATGCCGGTGACAAGGTTACCAGCAGGAATCTCGATATCCAGCCGACCCTGAAGATCAGGCCAGGCTATTCGGTCAACGTTCTCGTCCACAAGGACATGATCATACCACCCTACTACCAGTAACCCTTAATCACTGAACAATCATGATAGACCTTTCACTTCCCGTACTCAAGGAACCCGTCAAGCGGTGCTTCAGGATACCCGGAGACCTGAGCGATGAGTTCGAACTCTACGTCGAGGCCGCACGCCAGAAAGAGCCTGCCGCTGACGAATCCGTCGTGCTCGAAGCCATCCTGCGTTCCCATCTCAAGCGGGACCGCGGGTTCCGTTCATGGCTGCAGAAACGGCGCCGTGCACAGAAACAGGAAGATTCCGGCATGGCAGGCCAGCACAGCAGTACCAACGGTTATGGACAGTGAACTGCAGAGGTTCAAGACCGATATCAGCCTCAGCGAGTACGCCGCAAGCCGGGGCTACCGGCTCGACCGGCGTGAAAGCAGCCGCAACAGTATTGTCATGCGTCATGACGCCTCGAATGACAAGGTGATCATGACCAGGCAGCATGACGGTCACTGGACCTACTTCAGTGTGCGAGATCGCAGTGATCACGGCTCGATTGTCGATTTCATCCAGCGGCGGACAAGGATGAACATCGGAGAGGTTCGCTGTGAACTTCGGCCATGGCTGGATGGAGGCGGCACGGTCAGCCGCCCTGAGCCCGGCACCTTCACGCGCGACCTCAGGCCCGTCGTGCGGGACCGTTCGAAGGTCCTCGAGGCGTTCAGCCGCACCTGGCCGGTTCGCCACTCTTCCTATCTCGAAGAGCGTGGCATCACCGCCGCCACGCTCCGGGACTTCCGGTTCCGGGGCAGGGTGCGCACGGACAGGAAAGGCAACGTCGTGTTTCCCTACTACGATAGGCAGGGCCTCTGCGGATTCGAGATGAAGAACCGCGGCTATACCGGATTTTCGAAGCACGGCGCCAAGGGACTGTGGACAAGCCGAGCTGTGCTGTCTGACAACCGTCTGGTTCTCGCTGAATCACCGATCGACGCGCTCAGCTATCATCAGCTGCACGGCGATGCCCGGACACGCTACATCAGTATGGGAGGACAGTACAGGGAGGAGCAGAAAGAGATGGTCGTGTCTGCCATGAAGCACATGTCTGCAGGGTCGACAGTCCTCATGGCATTTGACAACGACACGCAGGGAATGGTGTTTGCCGATGAGTTCACCCGTCTGGCCCCGGAACATGTAGGGGTAATACGTGCCTTGCCTGAAACCGGAAAGGACTGGAACGACCAGCTCAGGGCCATGATGGGACCCGGGCAGAGTGGCAGCAGAGCAAAAGATCCCTGCCGTACGTGACATTCCTGATTCCCGTTTTTCTGCTGTGACCGGTCCGTGACATCCTGTATCCTGTCGGTAACCAGGCATCCCTTTCCCTCCCGCCTGTTTTCATTTTCCTTCCATGCTCACCCCGGTCCCTGCCGTGCACGGGGACGGGCTTTTGTCCCTTCGGGATCGAGCTTCCGCCGCTGGCGGTGATCTCGACCATTCGGCAGCAATCCCTTTCGTAGTGTAAATCGACGGATTCTTTAAGTCTATAAATCTACAAATCTGTAAATATAAAAATATGCAATAGTCGCGCGGAGCGAAAGTCCTGCAGCGAAGCGGACGTACGACCGTGCCCGACAGTCTGCCACGGTATCTGCAGAGGAAGGGCAGATACCGCGCCATCCGGTCCGGCCCTCGATGGATGTGCGTGGTGGGGTGGAAGTGAAGTCAAGCCGCCCGGTCCGTGTACAGACCCGGCGGGAAACAACCTGCAGGCGGAAGCCCGGAGTGCAGTGGATGTCACGCACCGATCGTGAAGTTCCTGCGGTTGACAGGCAGTTGCATCAAAGACAGTGCGGGGCACGCCTTTTCCTCAGCTGCCTGTCATCCTCCGTCCCTTCCCGCCCCGTGCGTGTAGGCGAGCAGAGGAGGCCAGATGTATCGTGCAGAAATCAGTCAAGCCGCCATGGCCGCAGGCGGCCAAGACGGATGAGGAGCATAGTGCGGAGGCGGAGCGAAAGTCCTGTAGCGAAGCGGACGTACGACCGTGCCCGACAGTCTGTCACGGTATCTGCAGTGGAAGGGCAGATACCGCGCCAGCCGGTCCGGCCCTCGATGGATGTGCGTGGTGGGGTGGAAGTGAAGTCAAGCCGCCCGGTCCGTGTACAGACCCGGCGGGAAACAACCTGCAGGCGGAAGCCCATAGCACAGTGAATGTCACGCACCGATCGTGAAGTTCCTGCGGTCGCTGTTCATTTGCGGCAAGCCGCTGCAGCCCATCGACCTCCGTCCCTTCCCGCCCCGTGCGTGTGGGCGAGCAGAGGAGGCCAGATATATCGTGCAGAAATCAGTCAAGCCGCCATGGCCGCAGGCGGCCAAGACGGATGAGGAGCATAGTGCGGAGGTGGAGCGTAAATCCTGCAGCAAAGCGGACGTACGACCGTGCCCGACAGTCTGTCACGGTATCTGCAGAGGAAGGGCAGATACCGCGCCAGCCGGTCCGGCCCTCGATGGATGTGCGTGGTGGGGTGGAAGTGAAGTCAAGCCGCCCGGTCCGTGTACAGACCCGGCGGAAGAAAACCTGCAGGCGGAAGCCCGGAGCGCAGTGGAGGTCACGCACCGATCGTGAAGTTCCTGCGGTCGCTGTTCATTTGCGGCAAGCCGCTGCAGCCCATCGACCTCCGTCCCTTCCCGCCCCGTGCGTGTTGACGATCAGAGAATGCCAGATATATCGTGCAAAAGTCAGTCAGGCCGCCATGGTTTACAAATACCCACAGCAACTCAGAGGAAAAGCGGCCCGAATGCAGTAAAAGCCGTCATAGCGGCGAATGCCTGGAATGTAGCCGCTGCTGTATCCTCCCGCCAGTGATACAGGGGAAAGAAAACGCAGTGTAAAATGTTATAACGGAATTCATACAAGTGCAGGGAACGCTGTTACACAGACACTGAACTGGCCGGAAACAGAACAGACAGGAAGCCTGCAGAAATAGAAAAGACAGAGATGCAGAATGCACAACAGGAGAAATGCATGTGAAGATGCATATAAAAAGATGCATGATGCAGGAGCAGAAACTCATTCCAAGAAGACGGCGTACCGCCTTATCCCTCCGGGAGTTATGGGGCCTGAAGGCCTGGAGTCATTGGGTGGATAGAGAGTGTTAGGGCAAGATAAAGCAATGTTAACACGTTCCGTGTAAACCATTGCAAAATATTACACTAACGTGTCAACACGGTGTGTAGGGGTGTTAACAAACACCGGAAACCAATAGCTAAAAACAGAAAAAACAGGTAGTTAACCTGTTAACAATGCCTGATATGCCGCAGAACTGACATTGCTACGCTTCTCAACTTCCATCATCTGATGATTTGCAATTGTTCCGGAAATGGTATTCAGAAGTCAATACTCATGGATCTGATCCCATGAAAAAAAAGCTGGAGCAGGTAGCTGTTCAGGTTAAGAAGCCAGCGATTATCAACGGGGGAGGATGTAGTAGAACCCGGCGTCGAAGTCACTGGTCAGGTTATGGAAACAATATCTTGGCAGCCCTGAACGCCGATTCAATGGATGGGTTTTGTCTTGTCAATCCGGTACTGTTTATGCGTAATACAATCTGTCAGTGTAAGTATCGGGAGTTACACGGAAAATCGGGGCGTTATCGTGTCATGAGCTTTGCCTAATCAGTACCGTTTATGCGTAGTGATGTTAACATCAGGGTTTCGAATATTGCTGAATGCAATGTAAGTTCAGTATAGTTGCGGGCTTTGTCAACCCTGCAGTATCTGTTGTCTTCCGGAAGAAAAAACGACAGGAAGAGATCGCTGCCCCTGTGAAAAGATATATTGATAATGTGTGGCAGATATGTGCTGTTTATCTCTCTGAAGGATCTTGCACGGATCTTTCGCGTGACCCAGCTCTCATTTGAATTTTCGGCCAGCTATAACATCGCGCCGACCCAGACTGTACCTATAGTGACAGGAGGAGCTGAGCGGTCGCTTGTTCCTGCCCGGTGGGGTTTTGTGCCTTCCTGGGCCGAAGATATGTCGATCGGGCAGAGGATGATCAACGCGCGGTCAGAGACCGTAGCCGAAAAACCCGCTTTCAGGAAAGCGTTTCATTCCCATCGCTGCATCGTGCCGGCCAACGGATTCTATGAATGGAAACAAGTCGGCCGGTCAAAGCAGCCGGTGTATATTCATCTTCGTTCCGACCGGGTCATGGCCATGGCGGGGATCTTCAACACCTGGACCTCTCCGGATGGTGTGAGGTTAGTGACGTTTGCAGTGATTACAACGCCTTCGAATGATCTTGTGAAACCCATTCACAACCGAATGCCAGCCATTCTGCATGAAGGGGATTACGAGATGTGGCTTGATCCCGGGACATCAGCTGAAAAGCACCTTGCCGGTCTTCTGCAGTCGCTTCCATCAGATGAACTGGATGCCTATGAGGTTTCAACGAGGGTCAATATTCCAGCGAATGATTCATCGGATAACATTCAGCCGTTACAGACGGGTTTGGGGTTGTAAGGAGATGGCTCTGATCATATCTGTATCCAGTGAAGTAACAACGATCCGAACAGATTTCATGAAACCCTCTCTTGTACAGACACATCCGAAACTTCGATCAGAGCAGGAGCATCGGGAGATCCTGTTTCGTGAGGTGATTTCATCATCAAGGATCGAGGCAATAACCTGCGCAGAAAAGGTTTTACGCAACATTTTTCCTTCCGGGGCTTCAGTCAAGACGGGCCTCGTAAAGAACAGTACACATAAGATTCAGGGTCTGGTGCCTGAATAGCCCTGACGTACTGGTCGAATTTCCTGTCCAGAATCTTCTGACCTACACCACTTATTTGGAAGGGCTTCCATCAGTAGAACTCAACCAGACTGATCGCTCCTCTCCTGCTTCCGTTTTAGTAGAAACCACCTGAAATCATACCTGCCTTGCGGCAGACTCACACTGCAGCCATTGCCCCCAGCTGCAGCTGTTCCGGCAGTACATCGGGAGGCTCGATAGGTGTCCACGAACGGCTCATGAAAGTTCCGCTGCGGGTCCCTGACCGCTCCGCGCACGTCGAATAATCATAGACAGTGGTTCTTCCTTTTTTCCCTTCCTCCTGCCCACCTTGTCTGGCAAATACTCCGTACCATTCTGCTATTGATTGATATCGGTTGCTATTTCCTGAAAAAAAGGCATGGCGGTTCTGTCGTTCACTACAGGCTGCCATCGTCTGATCCACCCGCGGTCGCTGGGGAGGTCATCCGTATGCAGGGCAGCCCGGCGTCCAGGTCATGCGTTCAGAGCGTCCTCGCTGGTGATACGAGCCGTAGTTCGTGGTAACACATCATTCATCAGTAATCACAAAGGAGGACAACATGTCAGTAAAAGTGTACCAGATTATCACCGACAGGATCATCAGGCAGCTTGAAGAGGGCGTTGTGCCGTGGCGCAAGGAGTGGCAGGCAGGTCTGCCGAAAAACCTGGTGTCAGGCAAGGAGTATCGCGGCATCAACCTGATGCTGCTTGCCGAGGCCAACTGTGAGTACTTTGTTACGAAAAAACAGGTATCATCGCTTGGCGGACGGATCCGGTGCAAGGGATATCCGGTTATCTACTGGAACATCATCGAAAAAGAGGATCCTGAAACCGGCGAGATCAGGAGCATTCCCTTCCTGCGCTATTACAGGGTCTACCCGGTCAGTGGTGTCGAGGGAATTGAGGATCCGGAATGCAATAACCGCGACAATCCCGTCGATGCGGCAGAGCAGGTTATCGAGGGCATGCCTGACAGGCCGGTGATAGAATACGGCGGTGACCGTGCATGTTACATTCCGGCCAGGGACATGATACGGCTGCCGGCAAGGTCCAGCTTTTACAGTATCGAGGGATTCTACTCGACAGCATTCCATGAGCTGGTCCATAGCACGGGACATGCTTCCAGGCTTAACCGGAAGGGGATAGCCGAACTTGAGGGATACGGCACTCACAGCTATTCCGAGGAGGAGCTGGTAGCTGAAATGGGTGCAGCGTTTCTCTCCGGTCACTGCGGTATTCTGAACCAGACACTCGAGAATTCCGCGGTATACATCAGTCACTGGATCGGAGCGCTGAAAGCGGATCCGAAGCTGATCGTTCAGATTGGAGCCCAGGCACAGAAAGCAGTGGATTACATTCTTGGTGCGACTGACAAGGACCCCGGGTAATCATCGGGGTGGATTGCGGTGCCGGATGAAGATTTCCATCCATCCGGCACCATTTATCGGCGGGTGGGCTGTTAATTCCCTTTGTCCCTGATGGACTGTTCAAGATACCTCACTGTATCCTCCGGATCTTCTTCATATATCGTGATGCTGCTGTTATTGTCTCTGTCATTGCATTGGAATGATATCCGGAATGTATTGTCATGCATCCGAATGGCATGAATCTCATACCTGTTTTCCTTGTGATCGAATTCATGGATTTTCATGTGCTGATCTACATTCTGTTGTTCATTCATGATGATATCATTGCAAGGGCATGCACCCAGTCTGTTTCGTTCATGAGCCGTGACAGGACAGTCGCGGGAAGATGTGGTCAAGGTATCTGCTGCGGTAATGTGATTCATTGACATCGATGATATCATCACCAGATGTTCAGGAATTTGCACAGTTTTTACCTGTCTGAAACAGGGATACGTGTCTGAAGATAAGAGAGCTCCAGGAACAGGAGCAGATGATTCTTCAGCGGGAAAAGGTAAAAGTGATTGCCGGTATCAGATCGAAG is a window of Prosthecochloris aestuarii DSM 271 DNA encoding:
- a CDS encoding SOS response-associated peptidase translates to MCGRYVLFISLKDLARIFRVTQLSFEFSASYNIAPTQTVPIVTGGAERSLVPARWGFVPSWAEDMSIGQRMINARSETVAEKPAFRKAFHSHRCIVPANGFYEWKQVGRSKQPVYIHLRSDRVMAMAGIFNTWTSPDGVRLVTFAVITTPSNDLVKPIHNRMPAILHEGDYEMWLDPGTSAEKHLAGLLQSLPSDELDAYEVSTRVNIPANDSSDNIQPLQTGLGL
- a CDS encoding DUF3991 and TOPRIM domain-containing protein; translated protein: MDSELQRFKTDISLSEYAASRGYRLDRRESSRNSIVMRHDASNDKVIMTRQHDGHWTYFSVRDRSDHGSIVDFIQRRTRMNIGEVRCELRPWLDGGGTVSRPEPGTFTRDLRPVVRDRSKVLEAFSRTWPVRHSSYLEERGITAATLRDFRFRGRVRTDRKGNVVFPYYDRQGLCGFEMKNRGYTGFSKHGAKGLWTSRAVLSDNRLVLAESPIDALSYHQLHGDARTRYISMGGQYREEQKEMVVSAMKHMSAGSTVLMAFDNDTQGMVFADEFTRLAPEHVGVIRALPETGKDWNDQLRAMMGPGQSGSRAKDPCRT
- a CDS encoding DUF2274 domain-containing protein, with the protein product MIDLSLPVLKEPVKRCFRIPGDLSDEFELYVEAARQKEPAADESVVLEAILRSHLKRDRGFRSWLQKRRRAQKQEDSGMAGQHSSTNGYGQ
- a CDS encoding ArdC family protein, which codes for MSVKVYQIITDRIIRQLEEGVVPWRKEWQAGLPKNLVSGKEYRGINLMLLAEANCEYFVTKKQVSSLGGRIRCKGYPVIYWNIIEKEDPETGEIRSIPFLRYYRVYPVSGVEGIEDPECNNRDNPVDAAEQVIEGMPDRPVIEYGGDRACYIPARDMIRLPARSSFYSIEGFYSTAFHELVHSTGHASRLNRKGIAELEGYGTHSYSEEELVAEMGAAFLSGHCGILNQTLENSAVYISHWIGALKADPKLIVQIGAQAQKAVDYILGATDKDPG